A region of Anoplopoma fimbria isolate UVic2021 breed Golden Eagle Sablefish chromosome 24, Afim_UVic_2022, whole genome shotgun sequence DNA encodes the following proteins:
- the LOC129113820 gene encoding odorant receptor 131-2-like, translating into MLSLLQPKTNITTSLPGSDPYEILFFGLLIFGSICSFFYINCVLLFTLRSKQVFCETSRHILLFNLIFGDTYQQVPNLLLYLLACLLLKIPYYACGVLVLFSVFIESVSPLTLAVMSLERYVSVCHPLRHATIFTVRSTGTAIAAVWTFSFIYILIRVFMLVYLFATISMNLQMNDFCSKEGFFFPPIFDEFEKVYVSTLFLSVGVAIIGSYIGVARVARSTSTNKESAKKALQTLLLHLIQLTLVLTSSLFSTIIIAIARTVNRSALLRVYNICFVLLIILPRCLGTLIYGLKDQTIRPVLLKNLCCRWRTSVVLKK; encoded by the coding sequence ATGTTGTCTTTGCTGCAGCCTAAGACCAATATCACTACGAGTCTGCCGGGTTCAGACCCATATGAGATATTGTTCTTCGGATTATTAATTTTTGGGTCTATCTGCTCTTTCTTCTACAttaactgtgttttgctgttcaCCCTGAGGAGTAAGCAGGTGTTTTGTGAAACATCCCGACATATCCTACTGTTCAACCTGATCTTTGGGGACACTTATCAGCAGGTACCAAACCTTCTGCTTTACTTATTGGcttgtttgttgttgaaaatTCCATACTATGCATGTGGTGTCCTCGTGTTGTTCTCAGTTTTCATAGAGTCAGTCTCTCCTCTCACACTTgctgtgatgtcacttgagagatatgtgtctgtgtgccatCCACTGAGGCATGCTACCATCTTCACAGTGAGGAGCACAGGCACAGCCATTGCTGCTGTGTGGACTTTCAGTTTCATCTACATCCTCATTCGAGTTTTTATGTTGGTATATTTGTTCGCAACAATCTCCATGAATCTGCAAATGAATGACTTTTGCTCTAAAGaagggttttttttccccccaatctTTGATGAATTTGAAAAAGTGTATGTCAgcactctctttctgtcagtgGGTGTAGCAATCATCGGCTCCTACATTGGTGTCGCGCGAGTTGCCAGGTCTACCTCAACAAACAAAGAGTCAGCCAAAAAGGCTCTTCAAACGCTTCTGCTTCACCTGATTCAGCTAACCCTGGTTCTCACCTCCTCCTTGTTCTCCACCATCATTATAGCCATAGCCAGAACTGTGAATAGATCTGCCCTTTTACGGGTTTACAATATATGCTTTGTGTTATTGATTATCCTTCCAAGGTGTCTAGGTACTCTCATCTATGGACTGAAGGATCAAACAATCAGACCCGTCCTCTTGAAAAATCTCTGCTGTCGATGGAGAACCTCAGTTGTCCTTAAGAAGTGA